Proteins co-encoded in one Melospiza melodia melodia isolate bMelMel2 chromosome 8, bMelMel2.pri, whole genome shotgun sequence genomic window:
- the MARCHF7 gene encoding E3 ubiquitin-protein ligase MARCHF7 isoform X2 — MESKPSRIPRRISLQPSSSPVGSRTGNSLSGAYSTRESSWRLESGYQESGVLNSSSRDWRIGERDTRETPWKLTASSPTRYSGTLDHPHSGRFLGSRGRLSTSSSHFTSGSYGESERTQGAWDMGACPRLHSQQQDSDSKRPKLSCTSTSSARSNGLAAFSDSSWRCSRIPRSSSVMLGSLGSDLVRERTPLERRTDLSVNNLLDPSYGNSDFSPSTYLQDRPASSYAEGARPKENSLSTLRLNAPMNRQLPSDHQPSFFNRDSNVSSSRSSYSLRQRRNELESSQRSVQPAFSLSAIRDETPSSSGSERILSSQRSLNESAADSEGRRTTRQLLSRLASSMSSTFFSRRSSQDPLHTRSLGPEESTAVPRVQATALSSSNGAATPGVPGLQSSETSQGFSFLGRRWGLSGVSQNRSSDSDGESYRPDTESRSTGSWLSSSLRNRCTPLFSRRRREGRDESARISTPDSTARSQHVFRRRESGEGTSLEASDSPPRSSVSRPTPAVSVISTATASPPDSASSGRGSGILPASLFRFAVPPTLGSSLSDNLMITVDIIPSGWNQSDGQESGKSKIPPSRDPERLQKIKESLLLEDSEDEEGDMCRICQMSSSSSDNLLIEPCKCTGSLQYVHQECMKKWLQSKINSGSSLEAVTTCELCKEKLHLNLEDFDIHELYRAHANEQADYEFISSGLYLVVLLHLCEQRFSDLLGTANEASTRVRFINLARTLQAHMEDIETSEDDSED; from the exons ATGGAGTCAAAACCCTCAAGAATTCCTCGCAGGATATCTCTTCAACCTTCCAGCTCTCCTGTAGGATCTAGAACTGGAAACAGTTTATCTGGTGCATATAGTACAAGAGAATCTTCATGGAGATTAGAATCTGGATACCag GAATCCGGTGTATTGAATAGTTCCAGTAGAGACTGGAGAATTGGAGAGAGGGACACCCGTGAAACTCCTTGGAAGCTTACAGCGTCGTCTCCAACGCGCTACTCAGGGACACTTGATCACCCTCATTCTGGAAGATTTTTGGGAAGCAGAGGCAGATTG TCTACATCTTCCTCTCATTTCACATCTGGATCTTATGGTGAGTCTGAGAGAACTCAGGGAGCGTGGGACATGGGAGCATGTCCAAGATTGCATAGCCAGCAGCAAGATAGTGATTCAAAGAGACCTAAACTATCTTGTACATCTACCTCTTCTGCAAGAAGTAATGGCTTGGCTGCCTTTTCAG ATTCCTCCTGGAGATGCAGTAGGATTCCTAGATCTTCATCAGTAATGCTTGGCTCCCTTGGAAGTGATCTGGTTAGAGAGCGAACACCGTTAGAAAGAAGAACAGATCTGTCCGTTAATAACCTGCTGGATCCCAGCTATGGAAACAGTGACTTTTCACCTTCAACAT ATCTTCAAGACAGGCCTGCCTCTTCATACGCAGAGGGAGCAAGACCAAAAGAAAACTCCTTAAGCACTTTGAGGCTGAATGCACCCATGAACCGCCAGTTGCCTTCTGATCATCAGCCATCTTTTTTCAACAGAGACTCTAACGTGAGCTCTTCAAGATCCAGCTATTCTTTAAGACAAAGGAGAAATGAATTGGAATCTTCCCAGAGGAGTGTGCAGCCAGCATTTTCTCTTAGTGCCATTAGAGATGAAACCCCTTCCTCAAGTGGTTCCGAAAGGATTTTATCTTCTCAGAGGTCATTGAATGAGTCTGCAGCTGACAGTGAAGGGAGGCGCACAACCAGACAGCTGCTGTCTCGTTTAGCATCTAGTATGTCATCCACATTTTTCTCTCGAAGGTCTAGCCAAGACCCGTTGCATACAAGATCGTTAGGCCCTGAAGAGTCAACAGCGGTCCCAAGAGTTCAAGCTACTGCTCTGTCAAGTAGTAATGGAGCTGCAACTCCGGGGGTTCCAGGACTTCAGTCATCTGAAACTTCTCAGGGGTTCAGTTTTCTTGGACGAAGGTGGGGTTTATCAGGAGTTTCACAGAATCGCAGCTCTGACTCTGATGGGGAAAGTTACAGACCAGACACTGAAAGTAGGAGCACAGGATCCTGGTTGTCGTCCTCTTTGAGGAACAGATGTACACCTCTCTTTTCCagaagaagaagagaaggaaGAGATGAATCTGCAAGGATCTCTACCCCTGATTCAACTGCTAGATCACAACATGTCTTTAGAAGGAGAGAGTCAGGTGAGGGCACTTCTCTTGAAGCATCGGATAGCCCTCCTCGGTCTTCTGTGAGCAGACCAACGCCTGCAGTATCTGTTATTTCTACAGCTACTGCCTCCCCACCAGATTCAGCCTCCAGTGGAAGAGGTTCAGGAATTCTGCCTGCTTCTCTCTTTCGCTTTGCAGTGCCTCCAACATTAGGAAGCAGTCTGTCTGACAATCTTATGATAACTGTAGATATTATTCCCTCTGGCTGGAATCAGTCTGATGGACAAGAAAGTGGCAAGTCTAAAATACCACCTTCAAGAGATCCAGAAAGACTccagaaaataaaggaaag CCTGCTTTTAGAAGATTCTGAAGATGAAGAGGGTGACATGTGCAGAATTTGTCAGATGTCCTCTTCAAGTTCTGACAACCTTTTAATAGAGCCATGCAAATGCACTGGAAGTCTGCAGTATGTTCACCAGGAGTGCATGAAAAAATGGCTGCAGTCGAAGATAAATTCAG GTTCTTCTTTGGAAGCAGTGACAACTTGTGAATTGTGCAAAGAGAAGTTGCATCTCAATCTGGAAGACTTTGACATTCATGAACTTTATAGGGCACATGCAAATGAACAA GCAGACTATGAATTTATCAGCTCTGGTCTCTACCTTGTAGTGTTGTTACACTTATGCGAGCAGCGCTTTTCTGATTTGTTAGGAACTGCAAATGAGGCCAGCACACGTGTCAGA